The Eremothecium cymbalariae DBVPG#7215 chromosome 1, complete sequence DNA segment CGAGTGCTCTGAGATCGTAGTTTGAGGAACATCTGCGGTATGTGTTGGTTGGATAGAAACCTGAAGAGGGACAAACCTAAACTGATCTAGTGCAGAGATATCCAAGATCTCCAAAGAGGCATCCCAGTTCTTGGGTTCATCAGGAAGCCATTTCTCCCAGTCCTTAGCTCTGATTGCATATTCGTGGAAGTAAGTTTTGGATTCGACAAGTTCATCAGGGGTAGCTTCCGATACACGAGCAAGTTCAACAGTAGCGGTTTTATTAGCAACAATTTCTCTCAACGCACCCATGATCAAGGTCAGATCACCGCCCCAGGATAATTTGATTAATCTGTAGAAAGATGCAATGGTAGCAAAAGAAACCCAACCATTCTTGTTGAGTTGGGATCTTAGATATGTGTCTTTCTCCAAATTATCTATGCtgaaataatattcaatttgtCTGGCAATATTGTTAATAGCCAACACTGGATCTATTTGTGGAGTATAAACCCTTACACGATAGTTGCCATTGTTGGTTCTATGATGATAATTGCGGCGATAAGATTGATTTGAGACATTACCATTTTGGACCTGTCTAGGAACAAAGCTTTTTTGCCCGTCGTGGGGAATTTGGTTTCTCGAAGTTTGATATCTCCTTCTTGTctgctgatgctgctgaCCTGGAGCATGCTGCCGCCTATGCACACTTTGAACGTACTGTTGTTGCAACTGTTCCTGCTGCTGTACTTGTTGTTCCAATTGTTCCTGCTGTGTTTCCACGTTTGGTAGCGGGTACGAGTCGTCAAGtaactgctgctgtggcTCATCAGAAACATCATCAGCCTTCTTAGACCCCTCAACCTGTCTTTTCTGATTATCAACAGACTTCCTATACTGGACTTGAGGCACCTTCACATTATTGCACCCATTATTGCTATAACAGACGCTACCATTCCCATTCCCACTGCCACTGCCactcttcttcttgttcgCACCAGATCCATTACCATTCACAATTGCCccattcttcttcttcctctgcGACTTCTTCCCCCCATGACCTTCCCCAACCACGGGGGTCGGCTTCATAGGAATCCACTTTTCTTTGCCGGTAATAAATATTGCCTGAGGCCTATTCTTCGACCCACTCCCATCATCCGCCAACTTCGCCGCCGTCTCATGTGCTGATGGCCACTTTTGATCCTCACTGCTGCTCACACTCCGGCTCACTGCTTGTACCGTCCTCCATGGCGAGTTCTTCGGAATAGGTGCCGGCTGCAACCTCACAGATCCCTTTCTACCCTCATTGACAGCTATTTCAGAACATCCTCCTGCCGACGGCGTACCCTGTCTATTCTCATCCCCTCCAGCTGCTATTCCACCAGCAGATCCTTGAATACCTTCAGTTTCAACAGTCGTCATATTTATCAGGAGCTCTCTATTCTCAAAATACGTGGCAATTTGCCCTTAATATCTGCCTTATCCTAACCCTATGAGAAGTGGTAGTGATTTCTAAGGATGACGGACGGCCAAAGCGCAACTAACTCATCTCATCgccaaaatttttcaacaattttcACCCGGGCGAGTTTGGCTTTGCGGCGTTTAAACGTCACGGGATCATCACAAACGAAAACATTACCCGGAGAATATTTTGAGGTTACCCggaaattgatgatgattatCAGACGTTTTGAATGAAGATCCCGGACGTTAGTTGGCTACAGCTTGGTAATTATATGGATATAAACATATATGCCATCTCTTGCTAGATAGTAGATGGATATCTATTCAGGGTTGAATAGAAGGCTAGAGTTGTCGAAAGGACTGTAAAAACAGTTAGGGTTGGTTGTGGTCAGaaattatatattcaagTAGGGTGTTAGTGCTGTGTACCGGATatacaaaaagaaacggTTATAGGGCTTTTGTAAGGGCATATGGATATTAGGCGAA contains these protein-coding regions:
- the SRO9 gene encoding Sro9p (similar to Ashbya gossypii AFR713W); this encodes MTTVETEGIQGSAGGIAAGGDENRQGTPSAGGCSEIAVNEGRKGSVRLQPAPIPKNSPWRTVQAVSRSVSSSEDQKWPSAHETAAKLADDGSGSKNRPQAIFITGKEKWIPMKPTPVVGEGHGGKKSQRKKKNGAIVNGNGSGANKKKSGSGSGNGNGSVCYSNNGCNNVKVPQVQYRKSVDNQKRQVEGSKKADDVSDEPQQQLLDDSYPLPNVETQQEQLEQQVQQQEQLQQQYVQSVHRRQHAPGQQHQQTRRRYQTSRNQIPHDGQKSFVPRQVQNGNVSNQSYRRNYHHRTNNGNYRVRVYTPQIDPVLAINNIARQIEYYFSIDNLEKDTYLRSQLNKNGWVSFATIASFYRLIKLSWGGDLTLIMGALREIVANKTATVELARVSEATPDELVESKTYFHEYAIRAKDWEKWLPDEPKNWDASLEILDISALDQFRFVPLQVSIQPTHTADVPQTTISEHSTEQTKVVEEDTAVEPNQS